A single region of the Nitrosomonas sp. Is79A3 genome encodes:
- a CDS encoding DUF4376 domain-containing protein, whose translation MIFAGNDLVLDGDGCRGAGWQFRNIDPNDLTLETVDSIPGQFVGGGWSYIDGVWTGNAIADQVILPAKRAEKIAQFTALATAANFAAIEYLGHTWRADSASQGLLAQVLAIGSVPENMYWRDSSDTPHAMTYADLQGLGAAILARGLAADNNLMTKTAAVNEATTAEGIDAIAW comes from the coding sequence GTGATCTTCGCCGGGAATGACCTGGTGCTGGATGGCGATGGATGCCGTGGCGCCGGGTGGCAGTTTCGCAATATAGACCCAAACGATCTGACGCTGGAAACCGTTGACAGCATCCCAGGCCAATTCGTGGGCGGCGGGTGGAGTTACATCGACGGTGTTTGGACAGGCAACGCAATCGCCGACCAAGTCATCCTGCCTGCAAAACGCGCCGAAAAAATAGCGCAGTTCACCGCGCTTGCAACGGCCGCGAATTTTGCGGCTATCGAATACCTGGGCCACACCTGGCGCGCCGACTCTGCCAGCCAGGGACTGCTTGCCCAAGTGTTGGCAATTGGCAGCGTTCCAGAGAACATGTATTGGCGGGATTCGTCGGATACGCCACATGCAATGACTTATGCAGATTTACAGGGACTCGGTGCTGCGATCCTGGCGCGAGGGCTTGCCGCAGACAACAACCTAATGACAAAGACAGCAGCGGTGAATGAAGCAACCACGGCGGAGGGTATTGACGCTATCGCCTGGTGA